From one Agathobaculum sp. NTUH-O15-33 genomic stretch:
- a CDS encoding M56 family metallopeptidase, with translation MLVSGAADCPMLAGFARPAIFLPDESLSAPDAAFIFRHELTHCKRGDLWLKLLLVLARAMQWFNPLVHLMARFAYEDIELACDDAVAKEMDGAERRAYGEAILRSAVAQAKRRVLVSCFTGDKKTLMRRFEGLFDTRVKKRGVALVVAVAVLVGTLGCAFSVRAGSGGPEKEEMLRLAAAVAVEKQQSGYTRYTVVPEEDTALLILAREDETVGAEPRVAERLYFEKNGDSWSVARSETVATKADSLETFRMLYENDLGLPDRVSESDFLQGATAEVIREWDATGNGEDDMAETRYTFADGSVVIFVGGDWTAADGTNNRTAADLTQQFARAVSYKSVWPLYPVLPNEGQALANHQRRWADSEPGGVWYSKFGGSSPTFDAFVIVPTEDPNACIAVFQGHGGGTTDFRTAVKVIVGKENGRSVITGFEEYDTHLTFLLEDMDDMAARITGLTRNELFDIYYNTGLPWPTAKADIPLEYSYNSGHYADLAQPLSAAETVFGYFGEWVTKQTENGADTSFRSWLAGVELLSQTASNAVVRLTFDDGSGSVDIGMQKAGDYWLPTGLVDRFDESFHAWIDGKALPTGATVEEAVAAAAGDIPILPEGVKIKLEPLDGKAAPINATVTDAVVREDGTLQYDERVTEHKEIQFAQDGSGCQFVVEPNFAELLASTIKRYTYRGVTVRYEAEGTRYTASFVFRTENENAPVEEDHSISSATYYDPTYGYTLTLPESFLERGYLLVKEGLPRFGLQYAMGKDVENETDYGAIMWLNMDLTAALYENFGENWEANYPVPCTKLAERDGLTYFLAFASDVQYDTHNSDIAAAYQTMRRDAARLGPQSLSFASQTEAQKQACKTLRLKKQGEQYMYSQDRTAEGVFIDSWEITPEPDANACTVRVQWSSESGEKVLLYTAERVYFQENGEIARTEPLGDSRDGVTSSADFLTLYRGGSWFPTLSPMVLGYAQTDLQAGGLDTPEHAADTVLGTRNIKWSRDTTAADEENVTLTGKLSDGPTLRLNLRRIQLTTERPAIYVPDDWSLYNAKGETIGMLGRQYSPYDVLLAEAVDYYPYRDTNELLWYLDMGWADPYTDDILAELDRRYASDPEEVDDAVDASIDWSGNSALRELWEAHKKAA, from the coding sequence TTGCTGGTCAGCGGCGCGGCGGATTGCCCCATGCTGGCGGGGTTTGCAAGGCCTGCGATCTTCCTGCCGGATGAAAGCCTTAGCGCGCCCGATGCGGCGTTTATCTTTCGGCATGAACTGACGCATTGCAAGCGCGGGGATCTATGGCTCAAATTGCTGCTCGTGCTGGCGCGGGCGATGCAGTGGTTTAATCCGCTGGTTCATCTGATGGCGCGGTTTGCTTATGAGGATATTGAGCTGGCGTGCGACGACGCGGTCGCAAAGGAGATGGACGGCGCCGAACGCCGCGCGTACGGCGAGGCTATTTTGCGCTCGGCTGTGGCGCAGGCCAAACGCCGCGTGCTGGTTTCATGCTTTACCGGGGATAAAAAAACGCTGATGCGGCGGTTTGAGGGGCTGTTTGATACGCGGGTGAAAAAACGCGGCGTGGCCCTTGTCGTCGCGGTCGCCGTGTTGGTCGGCACGCTGGGGTGCGCGTTTTCCGTGCGCGCGGGCAGCGGCGGCCCGGAAAAAGAAGAAATGCTGCGTTTGGCAGCCGCTGTGGCCGTGGAAAAGCAGCAAAGCGGCTATACCCGCTATACGGTCGTACCGGAAGAGGATACGGCGCTGCTTATTCTAGCAAGGGAAGACGAAACCGTGGGCGCAGAGCCGCGCGTTGCGGAGCGGCTGTATTTTGAAAAAAACGGTGACAGCTGGAGCGTTGCGAGAAGCGAAACCGTCGCCACCAAGGCGGACAGTCTGGAAACCTTCCGTATGCTGTATGAAAATGACCTTGGCCTGCCCGACCGTGTTTCAGAATCCGATTTCCTGCAAGGCGCTACGGCGGAAGTGATCCGGGAATGGGACGCAACGGGCAACGGGGAAGACGATATGGCCGAAACGCGGTATACCTTTGCCGACGGCAGCGTCGTGATCTTCGTGGGAGGGGATTGGACGGCGGCGGATGGTACGAATAACCGCACGGCCGCCGACCTCACACAGCAGTTTGCCCGCGCGGTCTCGTACAAATCGGTGTGGCCGCTGTATCCGGTGCTGCCCAATGAAGGGCAAGCCTTGGCGAACCATCAACGGAGATGGGCGGATAGCGAGCCGGGCGGCGTTTGGTATAGCAAGTTCGGCGGTTCGTCGCCGACGTTTGATGCGTTCGTCATCGTACCGACGGAAGACCCAAATGCCTGTATTGCTGTTTTTCAGGGACACGGCGGCGGTACGACAGACTTCCGCACCGCGGTAAAAGTGATTGTGGGCAAGGAGAACGGCCGCTCGGTCATCACCGGCTTTGAAGAATACGATACCCATCTGACCTTCCTATTGGAAGATATGGACGACATGGCGGCGCGAATAACCGGGCTCACGCGAAATGAATTGTTTGATATATATTACAATACCGGCCTGCCGTGGCCCACGGCGAAAGCAGATATTCCGTTGGAATACAGTTATAACAGCGGTCATTACGCCGATTTGGCGCAGCCGCTGAGCGCGGCGGAAACCGTATTCGGCTACTTTGGCGAATGGGTTACGAAGCAAACGGAAAACGGCGCGGACACCTCGTTTCGGTCGTGGCTCGCCGGGGTAGAGCTTCTTTCCCAAACCGCAAGCAATGCGGTCGTGCGGCTCACGTTTGACGACGGCAGCGGATCGGTCGATATCGGCATGCAGAAGGCTGGCGATTATTGGCTGCCGACCGGCCTTGTCGACCGGTTTGACGAAAGCTTTCACGCGTGGATCGACGGCAAAGCCCTGCCAACCGGCGCGACAGTAGAAGAAGCTGTGGCAGCCGCTGCCGGAGATATCCCGATCCTGCCTGAAGGCGTGAAGATCAAGCTGGAGCCGCTTGACGGAAAAGCGGCTCCCATAAACGCTACGGTGACGGACGCGGTCGTTCGCGAGGACGGCACCCTGCAATATGACGAGCGCGTGACGGAGCACAAAGAAATCCAGTTTGCGCAGGACGGAAGCGGATGTCAGTTTGTTGTGGAACCGAATTTTGCTGAATTATTGGCCTCCACGATCAAACGATATACCTATCGCGGCGTGACCGTCCGGTACGAAGCGGAAGGCACACGCTATACGGCCTCCTTTGTGTTCCGCACGGAAAATGAAAACGCACCGGTAGAGGAAGACCATTCCATTTCTTCAGCCACGTATTACGATCCGACCTATGGCTACACGCTTACTCTGCCTGAAAGCTTCCTTGAGCGCGGCTATCTACTGGTTAAAGAGGGATTGCCGCGGTTCGGGCTGCAATACGCAATGGGTAAGGATGTGGAAAATGAGACCGACTACGGCGCTATCATGTGGCTGAACATGGATTTAACAGCAGCGCTTTATGAAAATTTTGGAGAAAACTGGGAAGCTAACTATCCGGTGCCTTGTACCAAGCTTGCCGAACGGGACGGTTTGACCTATTTTCTGGCCTTTGCTTCCGATGTACAGTATGATACGCATAATTCAGATATAGCTGCAGCTTATCAGACCATGCGGCGCGATGCGGCGCGGCTGGGTCCGCAATCCCTTTCCTTTGCCAGCCAGACAGAGGCGCAGAAACAAGCGTGCAAGACGCTTCGCCTGAAAAAGCAGGGAGAACAGTACATGTATAGCCAAGACAGAACGGCAGAGGGGGTATTTATTGATAGCTGGGAGATTACGCCGGAGCCGGATGCAAACGCCTGCACAGTACGCGTGCAATGGAGCAGCGAAAGTGGAGAAAAAGTGCTGCTTTATACCGCCGAACGGGTATACTTTCAGGAAAACGGGGAGATCGCGCGCACTGAGCCGCTGGGCGACAGTCGCGACGGCGTGACCTCTTCAGCGGATTTTTTAACGCTGTACCGAGGGGGCTCGTGGTTCCCAACGCTTAGCCCGATGGTGCTGGGATATGCGCAGACCGATCTGCAAGCGGGTGGTCTGGATACGCCTGAGCATGCGGCGGATACCGTGCTCGGCACACGGAACATCAAATGGTCACGCGATACGACAGCGGCGGACGAAGAGAATGTAACGTTGACCGGTAAGCTGTCCGATGGGCCGACGCTGCGGCTCAACCTACGCCGCATACAGTTGACGACGGAACGCCCTGCAATCTACGTACCAGATGATTGGTCGCTTTATAACGCAAAAGGTGAAACGATCGGCATGCTGGGCCGCCAATACAGTCCCTACGATGTGCTGCTTGCGGAAGCGGTCGATTATTATCCCTACCGTGATACGAATGAACTGCTCTGGTATTTGGATATGGGCTGGGCTGACCCATACACCGATGACATCCTTGCAGAACTGGACCGCCGGTATGCCAGCGACCCGGAAGAGGTGGACGACGCGGTCGATGCGTCCATCGATTGGTCGGGGAACAGTGCGCTGCGTGAGCTATGGGAAGCACATAAAAAAGCGGCCTGA
- a CDS encoding M56 family metallopeptidase: MWENLLFNLLQIGLTVSLVALIPIALRRVLKKRYPARAMCLVWALLAIRLLIPVQLTLPEPPVQVTPRVNYVRMTQPQAANQQLQQIELTGRWMTAAEADQYVGAAGENSWIRTYWGNILFYIWLLGMALFVFRQWRGYLRFRQALNEQATDVKKSYTAGGL; encoded by the coding sequence ATGTGGGAAAACCTTCTTTTTAATTTGTTGCAAATTGGGCTGACGGTTTCATTGGTGGCGCTGATCCCGATCGCACTGCGCCGGGTACTGAAAAAGCGCTACCCCGCGCGGGCCATGTGTCTGGTGTGGGCGCTGCTCGCGATACGGCTGCTTATCCCGGTGCAGCTGACGCTGCCCGAACCGCCGGTACAGGTCACGCCGCGCGTCAATTATGTGCGGATGACGCAGCCGCAGGCCGCCAATCAACAGCTTCAGCAGATCGAACTTACAGGCCGTTGGATGACGGCCGCCGAAGCCGATCAGTATGTCGGCGCGGCTGGGGAAAATAGCTGGATCAGAACCTATTGGGGCAATATCTTGTTTTACATATGGCTGCTTGGCATGGCGCTGTTCGTCTTTCGGCAGTGGCGCGGCTACCTTCGCTTTAGGCAGGCGCTGAATGAACAAGCAACGGATGTGAAAAAATCCTATACTGCGGGCGGTCTTTGA
- a CDS encoding BlaI/MecI/CopY family transcriptional regulator — MQEIKRLSDAELEVMQIIWAHSPPITAADVQQNAAKDWKATSVLTFLSRLCEKGFLRCEKEGRQNFYTPLIGRDAYLQRESASFVRRLCGGSVKNLVASLSDAGELTDSDIDELRAFLDAQGR, encoded by the coding sequence ATGCAGGAGATCAAGCGGTTATCCGACGCCGAGCTGGAGGTCATGCAGATCATATGGGCGCATTCGCCGCCGATCACCGCGGCTGACGTACAGCAGAACGCCGCGAAGGACTGGAAGGCCACAAGCGTGCTTACCTTTTTATCGCGCCTGTGTGAAAAAGGCTTCTTGCGGTGCGAGAAAGAGGGGCGGCAGAACTTTTACACGCCGTTGATCGGACGAGATGCTTATTTGCAGCGCGAGAGCGCCAGCTTTGTCAGGCGGCTGTGCGGTGGGTCGGTCAAAAATTTGGTGGCCAGTCTGTCGGACGCGGGCGAGCTGACCGACAGCGATATCGACGAACTGCGCGCCTTCCTTGACGCGCAGGGACGATAA